In Argopecten irradians isolate NY unplaced genomic scaffold, Ai_NY scaffold_0154, whole genome shotgun sequence, the genomic stretch gttaaaaaaaaaaaagaaaaaaagttaaaaaaaaaaaagggtgtatatgttgtgttttgtttgttttgtgtgtttttgttgttgttttttgtgatTTGTTTGTGCGCCGAGCGGAGCGAGGCGCGATTTTTTTgggggtattttttttttttcaggtagCAAGTTTTTTTCCTCGTGTTATATGTATCGGATACCACACAATAAATGCTTTTAAACCGCTTGGACCgtcttgtttttaataaaaacgAACATACAATACTTCACTCAGCAATTACAACATTTTAGATGTGTATTAATGTCATTAATTATACGGCTTTCACACTTAGTATACAACCTAgcaaacaaaacatgtacaaaacTCTGACAAAATGCACACAAATTATACATGCACCCTAGCATTTGTTATTAAACTACGACACATTTTTCAAAACATACTGTATCACCGTTATGTTATAGACTATTTCATTACTTGAGACCTTCACGTTAAACACGTATCTAATACAATATACTCTCTTCACACATAATCAACAGTTAAACTTAATCAACATTAAAACCCGTGTAACTCTATTTTAATAGGAGGATAAATATGATAAAGGTTATCTGAAATATTGCTACAATATGCATGTATACCATTACATCAAACGCAATTTACTGTACTTGTTTATTAAGTATCTATTcatgtttcataaaaaaattagTCGCACATAACAAGTCCTTTGAAATAACATATCATTTCACGTTTACTGTGTACACATGTGTCCACATAACACCATACCACACCGCTGTAGAGAACGCTGGAATTATGACCAATGAAAGCCGTGCTTACAAAAACGCAGAGGTCTTCTCACACGGCCTAGACATTCTTATATGTGGCGGTTTTCAGTGAGCGGAGTCATTTCAGTCACTGCTCGCAGTCTGTAAACATGTCTGGAAGAGGTAAAGGAGGAAAGGGACTCGGAAAGGGAGGTGCCAAGAGGCACAGGAAGGTGTTGCGTGATAACATCCAGGGTATCACCAAGCCCGCTATTCGTCGTCTGGCTCGCCGAGGTGGTGTGAAACGTATCTCTGGACTCATCTACGAAGAGACCCGTGGTGTCCTTAAGGTTTTCCTTGAGAATGTCATCAGGGATGCCGTTACATACACCGAGCATGCCAAGAGGAAGACTGTCACAGCTATGGATGTTGTGTACGCTCTGAAGAGGCAAGGACGTACTCTGTACGGATTTGGCGGTTAAACCAGAACGAAGCCTGTCTACAACCAAAACAAACGGCCCTTTTTAGGGCCACCAAACTTCTCAAAAAGCTCCTATATCACTCGAAATTACGCAAAGTGTTGTAGCACTAATTTTTCTCAACGTAcccaaagtattaaacaatcttacataaatataatacaaaaatatattgtaccAAATCCAAACTATGCaataacaaatttttatttaatctaGAATATACCATACCATACCATACGCATGTGTAGCCGattcaaaacaacaacaatattatGTCTATCTACAGACGGAATACgcatatcaaataaatattaccaCACAGTGAATTTTACGCATACATAAAACGATAAATGGGtacacacaaataaaatatacatatatggaaCTAAATAACAACATCAGTTGGCCAGTAATTGATGCTTAATACGTGTATAACCTCTACTtgacatttataataattagtTTTCCTTTTGTTGTctgcgcaatcagtacctcatttcATTTCAGACAGTGTTATGGATTGGAATTAGTtatattacatacctgtttttattacatttccAATGGTgataagtaagtaagtaagtaaacttgttattgaagaaaaatacttattgttGTCGGCTCAAGTTTTTTCATACATAAACATTACCATTCATCGGtcgtgtagcatctttatataattcatttataaacaGACGACAGCATTAGCATATGTGTGGGTAACGACATTGTCATTTATTTGTCTCCAATGGTAAAGTTAATATGTTTTGTAATCATCATTAAATATGTGTTTCACTTGTGTATGTAAGTCTTGGACcaatatttcatcaatatctCTTTCACACCAATAACTAACTACtataacaaataacatattGCGCATTTTCGAGTGACATTGGGGACTTTTTGGGAAATATGGGTGGCCCTGAAAAGGGCCGTTTGTGGTTTCAGTAAACTTTGTTCAGAAGTTTACTTGGAGCTGGGTGTACTTGGTGACAGCCTTGGTTCCCTCACTGACGGCGTGCTTGGCCAATTCACCGGGCAAAAGGAGACGGACAGCTGTCTGGATCTCCCGACTGGTGATGGTGGACCTCTTGTTGTAGTGAGCGAGACGGGAAGCCTCAGCGGCGATTCTCTCAAAGATGTCGTTGACAAAGCTGTTCATGATGGACATAGCCTTGCTGGACACACCGGTGTCGGGGTGCACCTGTTTCAACACCTTGTAGATGTAGATGCTGTAGGATtccctcctctt encodes the following:
- the LOC138311903 gene encoding histone H2B-like — protein: MAPKASGSKGAKKAATKAKANRGTDKKRRRKRRESYSIYIYKVLKQVHPDTGVSSKAMSIMNSFVNDIFERIAAEASRLAHYNKRSTITSREIQTAVRLLLPGELAKHAVSEGTKAVTKYTQLQVNF
- the LOC138311911 gene encoding histone H4; the encoded protein is MSGRGKGGKGLGKGGAKRHRKVLRDNIQGITKPAIRRLARRGGVKRISGLIYEETRGVLKVFLENVIRDAVTYTEHAKRKTVTAMDVVYALKRQGRTLYGFGG